TGAAAAGACTAGCTACAAAGGGCTTATTTTATTAATATCAAACTTGTTTTTCTGGTTATAAATATTGTTCGGCTTGTTGTTATAGTCATAAATATCTGATATTGAATCAATTTTATCCTCAACAACATTTAAAAACCTTGTTTCATTTTTGACATAAGCTCTGTATAACGCCCAGTTCATATAATCTATAATCTGTAAGCAAGGCTCATCAGAAGGTATTTGAACGAATACATCAATATTGTTATCTATTTGAACATTAAATTTGTTCTCAAAAGCAAGTTTAGCTGATAAAATAGCATTTTCAAAATGTATTTGTCTTGTCTTATTGTCTTTTTTAGAAAAATAAATTTTGTTTTGCTGATTTTTATGTAAATTATTTTCAAAAAGCTTTGATACCAAGTCAAAATAGAACAAATCTTGATTCTTTTTGTGTCTATTCTTAAATATTTCTTCATGTTTTCGAGCAACAACAAACTCGGCTTTAAAATCCAGTTCCTTTAATTTATCGAAAACAAACATCCGTATTTCAGGAATGTCGTTTTTGGCATGAAAGCTTAAAGCTGTAGACTTTAAAGAGGGTATCCCTTGAAAATATGGGTTATTAATAACTTGTTGTCTTAATTTTTCTAATTCTGTTCTCAGTAAAGAGGGGCTTTTAGTTTTTATCAAACCTAATATTAAAATTGGGGAACATCCATCTTGTCCAAGTATTAGTTCATTTTTACCGTTATAAAAAGTTGCATCACCTGATTCATCAACGAAGAAATATTTTGTTTTTTCACTCATAAAGTTGCCTTTGATTCTCTGTTTGCTTAAAAAATTAAATCTCTAT
The bacterium genome window above contains:
- a CDS encoding DUF3800 domain-containing protein gives rise to the protein MSEKTKYFFVDESGDATFYNGKNELILGQDGCSPILILGLIKTKSPSLLRTELEKLRQQVINNPYFQGIPSLKSTALSFHAKNDIPEIRMFVFDKLKELDFKAEFVVARKHEEIFKNRHKKNQDLFYFDLVSKLFENNLHKNQQNKIYFSKKDNKTRQIHFENAILSAKLAFENKFNVQIDNNIDVFVQIPSDEPCLQIIDYMNWALYRAYVKNETRFLNVVEDKIDSISDIYDYNNKPNNIYNQKNKFDINKISPL